One segment of Nocardioides sp. QY071 DNA contains the following:
- a CDS encoding ECF transporter S component encodes MLAWPLLLDVPADTERVDPPFLFLLLLPVILGVVLAEMSEGGMDARVLAVLGVLSAVNAVLRLVSAGTAGLELVFFLLILGGRVFGAGFGFVLGCTSLFASALMTAGVGPWLPFQMLAAAWVGMGAGLLPRRVRGRAEIALLAAYGIVSAYLYGLLMNLQGWPFMAGIQVPGQDSTEISYVPGAGVLENLHHFVVYTLLTSTGGWDTGRAVTNALAIVLLGPAVLVTLRRAARKARIEAP; translated from the coding sequence ATGCTGGCCTGGCCGCTGCTGCTCGACGTACCGGCCGACACGGAGCGGGTCGACCCGCCGTTCCTCTTCCTGCTCCTGCTGCCCGTGATCCTCGGCGTCGTCCTCGCCGAGATGAGCGAGGGGGGCATGGACGCCCGGGTGCTCGCGGTCCTCGGTGTCCTCAGTGCGGTCAACGCCGTGCTCCGCCTGGTCAGTGCCGGTACGGCGGGCCTGGAGCTGGTGTTCTTCCTGCTGATCCTCGGCGGCCGGGTGTTCGGCGCCGGGTTCGGGTTCGTGCTCGGTTGCACCTCGCTGTTCGCCTCGGCCCTGATGACCGCCGGCGTCGGCCCGTGGCTGCCGTTCCAGATGCTCGCCGCAGCGTGGGTCGGGATGGGGGCCGGACTGCTCCCGCGCCGGGTCCGCGGGCGCGCCGAGATCGCCCTGCTGGCGGCGTACGGCATCGTCTCGGCCTATCTGTACGGCCTGCTGATGAACCTGCAGGGCTGGCCGTTCATGGCCGGCATCCAGGTGCCGGGCCAGGACTCGACCGAGATCTCCTACGTCCCGGGCGCGGGCGTGCTCGAGAACCTGCACCACTTCGTGGTCTACACACTGCTGACCTCGACCGGCGGCTGGGACACCGGTCGCGCGGTCACCAACGCTCTCGCGATCGTGCTGCTCGGGCCGGCCGTGCTGGTCACCCTGCGGCGCGCGGCCCGCAAGGCGCGCATCGAGGCTCCGTAG
- a CDS encoding alpha/beta hydrolase, whose amino-acid sequence MSTSAPRPGQRVRSASIAFRDILSDDGTHVRAWTNDPDGEIDGPTVVLCNGLGTNPYLWPWLLEPDCGVRVVSWNHRGVGGSERPADPKHVEIEHFVQDGLSVMDHFGIDSAVLMGWSMGVNTAFEMTYRHPERVRGIFAMCGVPGDTFATMLGPLHLPRLVARAVTVNACRVAQYAGRAVNPLVRHLPINASTVRLLGRTGFMFPVADPEAAAIGLQEFATTPVDWYAHLAISTSKHPRVRLSQITVPTMFVSATWDILAGARDMASASRRLSETGKDSTYVELRGSHFVQLEQPERVHGLLLEFLEQLS is encoded by the coding sequence ATGTCGACCTCCGCTCCCCGGCCCGGACAGCGCGTCCGGTCCGCGTCGATCGCCTTCCGCGACATCCTGTCCGACGACGGGACCCATGTCCGTGCCTGGACGAACGACCCCGACGGCGAGATCGACGGGCCCACCGTCGTGCTCTGCAACGGACTGGGCACGAACCCGTACCTGTGGCCGTGGCTGCTCGAGCCCGACTGCGGCGTACGCGTGGTGTCGTGGAACCACCGCGGCGTCGGCGGCTCGGAGCGCCCGGCCGACCCGAAGCACGTCGAGATCGAGCACTTCGTGCAGGACGGCCTGTCCGTCATGGACCACTTCGGCATCGACAGCGCGGTCCTGATGGGCTGGTCGATGGGCGTCAACACCGCCTTCGAGATGACCTACCGCCATCCCGAGCGGGTGCGCGGCATCTTCGCGATGTGCGGCGTCCCGGGCGACACCTTCGCCACCATGCTCGGCCCGCTGCACCTGCCGCGGCTGGTCGCCCGCGCGGTCACCGTCAACGCCTGCCGCGTGGCGCAGTACGCCGGCCGGGCGGTCAACCCGCTGGTCCGGCACCTCCCGATCAACGCGAGCACGGTCCGGCTGCTCGGCCGGACCGGGTTCATGTTCCCGGTCGCCGACCCCGAGGCGGCCGCGATCGGCCTGCAGGAGTTCGCAACGACCCCGGTCGACTGGTACGCCCACCTGGCGATCAGCACCTCGAAGCACCCGCGGGTGCGGCTGAGCCAGATCACCGTGCCGACCATGTTCGTCTCGGCGACCTGGGACATCCTGGCCGGCGCCCGCGACATGGCCAGCGCCTCCCGACGACTCAGCGAGACCGGCAAGGACAGCACCTACGTCGAGCTGCGCGGCTCCCACTTCGTCCAGCTCGAGCAGCCCGAGCGGGTCCACGGCCTGCTGCTGGAGTTCCTGGAGCAGCTGTCGTGA
- a CDS encoding PQQ-dependent sugar dehydrogenase, which yields MRRRSRAAAGLAVLALVAAGCGQGGNVSEVEVMGTATAAPTGSVIDGKVIFTIDGVPDVVATVASGLATPWGIDFLPDGRAVVTERDSGRVLVITPPQVGGNGATTKEEGKVVEVGTIPETAPGGEAGLLGVAVSPAFASDGLVYFYVCTDDDNRVVRAKLTGDRLGAVEPVLTGIPNGRIHDGGRIAFGPDGYLYVATGETGDDQLARDKASYAGKILRISADGVPAPGNPFGDAVWSWGHRNVQGLAWDDKGLLWASEFGQDKADELNRIVPGEDYGWPVVEGTGGPAKYTQPLLTWSPDEASPSGLAYAGGYLWMAALNGERLWRIKVADGQVSDPAAYFAGEKGAPGEYGRLRTVARAPDGRLWLSTSNKDGRGTPGDQDDRILLIEP from the coding sequence GTGAGGCGCCGCTCCCGCGCCGCGGCCGGGCTCGCCGTACTCGCCCTCGTCGCGGCCGGCTGCGGCCAGGGCGGCAACGTGAGCGAGGTCGAGGTGATGGGCACCGCGACCGCAGCCCCCACCGGCTCGGTCATCGACGGCAAGGTCATCTTCACGATCGACGGCGTCCCGGACGTCGTCGCCACCGTCGCCAGCGGGCTGGCGACGCCGTGGGGCATCGACTTCCTGCCCGACGGCCGCGCCGTGGTCACCGAGCGCGACAGCGGCCGGGTCCTGGTCATCACCCCACCACAGGTCGGCGGCAACGGCGCGACCACGAAGGAGGAGGGCAAGGTCGTCGAGGTCGGCACCATCCCCGAGACGGCGCCCGGCGGCGAGGCCGGCCTGCTCGGCGTGGCCGTCTCCCCCGCCTTCGCCTCCGACGGGCTCGTCTACTTCTACGTCTGCACCGACGACGACAACCGGGTCGTGCGCGCGAAGCTGACCGGTGACCGGCTGGGTGCGGTCGAGCCGGTCCTGACCGGTATCCCCAACGGGCGCATCCACGACGGCGGCCGGATCGCGTTCGGCCCCGACGGCTACCTGTACGTCGCCACCGGCGAGACCGGCGACGACCAGCTCGCCCGCGACAAGGCGTCGTACGCCGGCAAGATCCTGCGGATCAGCGCCGACGGCGTGCCCGCTCCCGGCAACCCGTTCGGCGACGCGGTGTGGTCGTGGGGTCACCGCAACGTCCAGGGCCTCGCCTGGGACGACAAGGGCCTGCTGTGGGCCTCCGAGTTCGGCCAGGACAAGGCCGACGAGCTCAACCGGATCGTGCCCGGCGAGGACTACGGCTGGCCGGTCGTCGAAGGCACCGGCGGACCCGCGAAGTACACCCAGCCGCTGCTGACCTGGTCCCCCGACGAGGCCTCCCCCTCCGGGCTCGCCTATGCCGGCGGCTACCTGTGGATGGCCGCGCTGAACGGTGAGCGGCTGTGGCGGATCAAGGTCGCCGACGGCCAGGTGAGCGACCCGGCGGCGTACTTCGCCGGGGAGAAGGGCGCGCCCGGCGAGTACGGCCGACTGCGGACCGTGGCCCGGGCCCCCGACGGGCGGCTGTGGCTGAGCACGAGCAACAAGGACGGCCGCGGCACCCCCGGCGACCAGGACGACCGGATCCTGCTCATCGAGCCCTGA